Proteins encoded in a region of the Takifugu flavidus isolate HTHZ2018 chromosome 10, ASM371156v2, whole genome shotgun sequence genome:
- the LOC130532274 gene encoding syndecan-2-like isoform X2, producing MKNLRLLFLVGLATVFVAETVSARSPSLTTDDLYLEGRTSGNFPVDDEDGEDDGSGSGSGDYDWMNQKEEFVKLRNMSSTVSSEVVPELKPTTAGFPDNPQSTAADSQHLSTTPKESDNKNEEVATVDPAADRFVRTSPSSPPPAETTRFSTDVIVPEETDGDNSLDRWQLPTPKDDGDQHKHIENEIVPSNGRGSRIYDSQRPEEVTSENLWERTEVLAAVIACGVVGFLCAVFLLLLLAYRMKKKDEGSYDLGDTKLSNAQYHKAPTKEFYA from the exons ATGAAGAATCTTCGGCTGTTGTTTCTCGTGGGGCTCGCGACGGTCTTCGTGGCTGAAACT GTCTCTGCACGGTCCCCCAGCCTCACGACAGATGATCTGTACCTGGAGGGCAGAACTTCAGGCAACTTCCCTGTGGATGATGAAGACGGTGAAGACGATGGTTCAGGCTCTGGATCTGGAGACTATG ACTGGATGAATCAAAAAGAGGAATTTGTGAAGTTGCGCAACATGTCGAGCACCGTTTCCAGTGAAGTGGTTCCTGAATTAAAACCAACGACCGCAGGTTTCCCTGACAACCCACAatccacagcagcagacagccagCATCTATCAACTACACCAAAGGAATCAGACAACAAAAATGAGGAG GTGGCGACTGTTGACCCAGCAGCTGACAGGTTTGTTAGAACTAGTCCCAGCAGCCCGCCTCCCGCTGAAACCACCAGATTCAGCACCGACGTCATTGTCCCCGAAGAAACCGATGGGGATAACAGTCTGGACAGATGGCAACTGCCCACGCCCAAAGACGATGGCGACCAGCATAAGCACATTGAGAATGAAATTGTGCCCAGTAATGGTCGAGGCAGCAGGATATACGACAGCCAACGTCCTGAGGAGGTGACTTCAGAGAATCTGTGGGAGCGGACAGAGGTGTTGGCAG CTGTAATAGCCTGTGGAGTAGTCGGTTTCCTTTGTgccgttttcctcctcctcctcctggcctaCCGCATGAAGAAGAAGGATGAAGGCAGTTATGACCTGGGAGACACCAAACTTTCCAATGCACAGTATCACAAAGCCCCCACCAAGGAGTTCTATGCCTAA
- the LOC130532274 gene encoding syndecan-2-like isoform X1, whose product MKNLRLLFLVGLATVFVAETVSARSPSLTTDDLYLEGRTSGNFPVDDEDGEDDGSGSGSGDYAFTDWMNQKEEFVKLRNMSSTVSSEVVPELKPTTAGFPDNPQSTAADSQHLSTTPKESDNKNEEVATVDPAADRFVRTSPSSPPPAETTRFSTDVIVPEETDGDNSLDRWQLPTPKDDGDQHKHIENEIVPSNGRGSRIYDSQRPEEVTSENLWERTEVLAAVIACGVVGFLCAVFLLLLLAYRMKKKDEGSYDLGDTKLSNAQYHKAPTKEFYA is encoded by the exons ATGAAGAATCTTCGGCTGTTGTTTCTCGTGGGGCTCGCGACGGTCTTCGTGGCTGAAACT GTCTCTGCACGGTCCCCCAGCCTCACGACAGATGATCTGTACCTGGAGGGCAGAACTTCAGGCAACTTCCCTGTGGATGATGAAGACGGTGAAGACGATGGTTCAGGCTCTGGATCTGGAGACTATG CGTTTACAGACTGGATGAATCAAAAAGAGGAATTTGTGAAGTTGCGCAACATGTCGAGCACCGTTTCCAGTGAAGTGGTTCCTGAATTAAAACCAACGACCGCAGGTTTCCCTGACAACCCACAatccacagcagcagacagccagCATCTATCAACTACACCAAAGGAATCAGACAACAAAAATGAGGAG GTGGCGACTGTTGACCCAGCAGCTGACAGGTTTGTTAGAACTAGTCCCAGCAGCCCGCCTCCCGCTGAAACCACCAGATTCAGCACCGACGTCATTGTCCCCGAAGAAACCGATGGGGATAACAGTCTGGACAGATGGCAACTGCCCACGCCCAAAGACGATGGCGACCAGCATAAGCACATTGAGAATGAAATTGTGCCCAGTAATGGTCGAGGCAGCAGGATATACGACAGCCAACGTCCTGAGGAGGTGACTTCAGAGAATCTGTGGGAGCGGACAGAGGTGTTGGCAG CTGTAATAGCCTGTGGAGTAGTCGGTTTCCTTTGTgccgttttcctcctcctcctcctggcctaCCGCATGAAGAAGAAGGATGAAGGCAGTTATGACCTGGGAGACACCAAACTTTCCAATGCACAGTATCACAAAGCCCCCACCAAGGAGTTCTATGCCTAA